A genome region from Triticum aestivum cultivar Chinese Spring chromosome 2B, IWGSC CS RefSeq v2.1, whole genome shotgun sequence includes the following:
- the LOC123043794 gene encoding receptor-like protein kinase HSL1: protein MTPLPLLCLLLATAAAAAAAPLPADFTRLLAAKAALSDPASALAAWDPSLSPCRWPHVLCRSSADPAVASLLLSNLSLAGAFPPQLCSLRSLLRLDLSYNSLAGPLPPCLAALPNLRHLDLAGNAFSGEVPSSYGAGFASLATLSLAGNDLSGGFPAFLANVSSLEELLLAYNPFAPSSLPDAFPDGLPRLRVLWLAGCCLVGRIPSSIGSLRSLVNLDLSTNNLTGEIPESIGRLENLVQIELYKNNLSGRLPGGMGGLTKLRFLDAAMNRLSGEIPADLFLAPRLESLHLYENELSGPVPSTLDKAPALNDLRLFSNRLVGELPPEFGKNCPLKFLDLSDNRISGRIPATLCSAGVLEQLLILNNELSGSIPQELGQCRTLTRVRLPNNRLSGAVPPDMWGLPRLYLLELAGNALSGTLGPAIALAHNLSQLLISDNHFAGVLPAHIGSLTRLVELSAANNGFSGPLPASLADVSTLARLDLRNNSFSGELPHGVRRWQKLTQLDLAHNRLTGNIPSELGELPVLNSLDLSNNEFTGGVPVQLESLKLSMFNLSNNRLAGNLPPLFSGDIYDDSFLGNPALCRGACPGARRAAARRHSLVGSVESVLTFAVAILILGVAWFWYKYRSQSQHKRRGAEPGDNKWVVTSFHKVEFEEEDLLGCLDDENNVVGTGAAGKVYRAVLGNDDVVAVKKLWGVGGAAAKRKDIKDGMKDSFEAEVATLGRIRHKNIVKLWCCLRSGDRGLLVYEYMPNGSLGDLLHGGKGGLLDWPMRRRIMVDAAEGLSYLHHDCAPPIVHRDVKSNNILLDAEFGAKVADFGVARVMDDNRGGPNAVSAIAGSCGYIAPEYSYTLRITEKSDVYSFGVVMLELVTGKRAVGPELGDKDLVRWVRGGIEREGLDSVLDPRLAGESCTCRDEMRRVLGVALLCASSLPINRPSMRSVVKLLLEVSSKPAVVVEEKEPLGV from the exons ATGACTCCCCTGCCCCTCCTGTGCCTCctcctcgccaccgccgccgccgccgccgccgcgcccctccccGCCGACTTCACCCGCCTCCTGGCCGCCAAGGCCGCCCTCTCCGACCCCGCCTCCGCGCTCGCGGCATGGGACCCGTCCCTCTCCCCGTGCCGCTGGCCGCACGTCCTCTGCCGGTCCTCCGCTGACCCGGCCGTGGCCTCGCTCCTCCTCTCCAACCTCTCGCTCGCCGGAGCGTTCCCGCCCCAGCTCTGCTCGCTGAGGTCCCTCCTGCGCCTCGACCTCTCCTACAACTCGCTCGCCGGCCCCCTCCCTCCCTGCCTCGCCGCGCTGCCGAATCTGAGGCACCTCGACCTCGCCGGGAACGCCTTCTCCGGAGAGGTGCCTAGCAGCTACGGCGCGGGCTTCGCCTCGCTCGCCACGCTCAGCCTCGCCGGCAACGACCTCTCCGGCGGGTTCCCGGCGTTCCTGGCCAATGTCAGCTCCCTCGAGGAGCTCCTGCTCGCGTACAACCCCTTCGCGCCGTCGTCTCTGCCGGACGCTTTCCCCGACGGGCTGCCGCGCCTCCGCGTGCTGTGGCTCGCCGGGTGCTGCCTCGTCGGGCGGATACCGTCTTCCATTGGCAGCTTGAGGAGCCTCGTCAACCTCGACCTCTCCACCAACAACCTCACCGGCGAGATCCCGGAGAGTATCGGGCGCTTGGAGAACCTCGTCCAGATCGAGCTCTACAAGAATAACCTCTCCGGGAGGCTGCCGGGGGGAATGGGCGGGCTCACGAAGCTGAGGTTCTTGGACGCCGCCATGAACAGGCTGTCCGGCGAGATACCGGCGGACCTGTTCCTCGCGCCGAGGCTGGAGAGCTTGCACCTGTACGAGAACGAGCTGTCAGGCCCCGTGCCGTCGACGCTGGATAAGGCGCCTGCGTTGAACGACCTGAGGCTGTTCAGTAACCGCCTCGTCGGGGAGTTGCCGCCGGAGTTCGGGAAGAACTGCCCGCTCAAGTTCCTCGACCTGTCAGACAACCGGATTTCCGGCCGCATTCCGGCGACTCTCTGCAGCGCAGGGGTGCTGGAGCAGCTTCTGATTCTGAACAACGAGCTCTCGGGCTCGATTCCGCAGGAGCTGGGGCAATGCCGGACGTTGACGCGTGTGCGGCTGCCCAACAATCGGCTGTCTGGAGCCGTGCCGCCGGACATGTGGGGCCTGCCACGCCTGTACCTGCTGGAGCTCGCCGGCAACGCTCTGTCCGGCACCCTGGGGCCAGCCATTGCCCTGGCGCACAACCTGTCGCAGCTGCTGATATCAGACAACCACTTTGCTGGCGTGCTGCCGGCGCATATAGGCAGCTTGACAAGGCTGGTCGAGCTGTCGGCCGCCAACAACGGGTTCTCTGGTCCTCTGCCGGCGTCACTCGCTGATGTGTCCACGCTCGCCCGGCTTGATTTACGGAACAATTCGTTCTCCGGCGAGCTGCCACATGGTGTTCGACGGTGGCAGAAACTTACACAGCTCGACCTTGCCCATAACCGTCTCACCGGGAACATCCCGTCGGAGCTGGGGGAGCTCCCTGTGCTGAATTCGCTTGACCTGTCAAACAACGAGTTCACCGGCGGCGTGCCTGTGCAGCTGGAGAGCCTTAAGCTGAGCATGTTCAACCTGTCAAACAACCGGCTCGCCGGCAATTTGCCTCCTCTGTTCTCCGGCGACATCTACGATGACAGCTTCTTGGGCAACCCGGCCCTCTGCCGCGGCGCATGCCCCGGTGCGCGGAGAGCAGCCGCCCGCCGCCACAGCCTCGTCGGGAGCGTCGAGTCCGTGCTCACCTTTGCCGTCGCCATACTCATCCTTGGCGTCGCGTGGTTCTGGTACAAGTACCGGAGCCAGAGCCAGCACAAGAGGCGCGGCGCGGAGCCCGGCGACAACAAGTGGGTAGTCACGTCGTTCCACAAGGTGGAGTTCGAGGAGGAGGACCTCCTGGGCTGTCTCGACGACGAGAACAACGTGGTCGGCACGGGCGCGGCGGGCAAGGTGTACAGGGCCGTCCTCGGGAACGACGATGTCGTGGCCGTGAAAAAGCTGTGGGGtgtcggcggcgccgcggcgaaGAGGAAAGACATCAAGGACGGCATGAAGGACAGCTTCGAGGCGGAGGTGGCGACGCTGGGCAGGATCCGGCACAAGAACATCGTGAAGTTGTGGTGCTGCCTCCGCAGTGGTGACCGCGGGCTGCTGGTCTACGAGTACATGCCCAACGGCAGCCTGGGCGACCTCCTCCACGGCGGCAAAGGAGGCCTGCTGGACTGGCCGATGCGGCGCAGGATCATGGTCGACGCCGCGGAGGGGCTCTCCTACCTCCACCACGACTGCGCGCCGCCGATCGTGCACCGGGACGTCAAGTCCAACAACATCCTGCTGGACGCCGAGTTCGGCGCCAAGGTCGCCGACTTCGGCGTCGCCCGGGTCATGGACGACAACCGCGGCGGCCCCAACGCCGTGTCCGCCATCGCCGGCTCCTGCGGCTACATCGCTCCCG AGTACTCGTACACGCTGCGCATCACGGAGAAgagcgacgtgtacagcttcggcgtgGTGATGCTGGAGCTGGTGACCGGCAAGAGGGCCGTGGGGCCGGAGCTCGGCGACAAGGACCTTGTGAGGTGGGTGCGCGGCGGCATCGAGCGCGAGGGGCTGGACTCGGTGCTGGACCCGAGGCTCGCCGGCGAGTCCTGCACCTGCAGGGACGAGATGCGCAGGGTGCTCGGCGTCGCGCTGCTCTGCGCCTCCAGCCTCCCGATCAACCGGCCGTCGATGAGGTCCGTCGTGAAGCTGCTCCTCGAGGTCAGCAGCAAGCCcgccgtggtggtggaggagaagGAACCTCTTGGTGTGTGA